The following proteins are co-located in the Bradyrhizobium sp. AZCC 2176 genome:
- a CDS encoding SGNH/GDSL hydrolase family protein, producing MPKGPKKFFIFTGRGWLIALAVAVGLALGMAGPTSAQFFDFGGYQQRPQPQRGGWFGNDQRGGSWLGNDQRGGGWFGNDTYAPYQQQYPPPRHGRQAPPAVREDFSKAPPPEKRNTVPERHILVLGDSMADWLAYGLEEVYADQPEMGVIRKHKTASGLIKYQPKGNPADWAAAAKGILAAEKADAIVIMLGLDDRVAIREPAAEKSQNKSEDKKDADKKDAKAKPDGKPSGEKPAAKPDGAIKEADPELQPDDAADSNGARPVTEPEKSAGSPSGLHEFREKRWVELYRDKIDEMIGVLKSRGVPVLWVGLPAVRGTKATADTAFLDTLYRDAAGKAGITYVDVWDGFVDEAGRFSQQGPDFEGQIRRLRSADGVYFTRAGALKLAHYAEREINRLLAARSGPIVLPTEPATPDASARPDQPAPRPLAGPIVPLGPASVGTDQLLGAPGSRPVAIDAQAARVLITGEPLSAPAGRADDFAWPRREIGREGAKGETPVASTSTSLDANARAPAASLKPKKHRR from the coding sequence ATGCCAAAGGGACCAAAAAAGTTTTTCATCTTCACCGGGCGTGGTTGGCTGATTGCGCTGGCTGTCGCGGTGGGGTTGGCGCTGGGCATGGCCGGACCTACCTCGGCGCAGTTTTTTGATTTCGGCGGATATCAGCAGCGGCCGCAACCACAACGCGGCGGGTGGTTCGGCAACGACCAACGCGGTGGTAGCTGGCTTGGTAACGATCAACGCGGCGGCGGCTGGTTTGGTAACGACACTTATGCGCCGTACCAGCAGCAGTACCCGCCGCCTCGGCATGGGCGGCAAGCGCCCCCGGCGGTGCGCGAGGATTTTTCAAAGGCGCCGCCGCCCGAGAAGCGCAACACTGTACCCGAGCGCCACATCCTTGTACTTGGTGACTCCATGGCGGACTGGCTCGCCTATGGGCTTGAGGAGGTCTATGCCGATCAGCCTGAGATGGGTGTGATCCGCAAGCACAAGACAGCTTCCGGCCTGATCAAGTATCAGCCGAAGGGCAATCCAGCCGATTGGGCTGCCGCCGCCAAGGGCATTCTCGCCGCCGAAAAAGCGGACGCCATTGTCATCATGCTCGGGCTTGACGACCGCGTCGCAATCCGCGAGCCGGCAGCCGAAAAATCGCAGAATAAATCGGAGGACAAGAAAGACGCCGACAAGAAAGACGCGAAGGCCAAACCGGATGGCAAGCCTTCGGGCGAAAAACCCGCGGCGAAGCCGGATGGTGCAATCAAGGAGGCGGATCCCGAGTTGCAGCCAGACGATGCCGCCGATAGCAATGGCGCGCGGCCGGTCACCGAACCGGAAAAGAGCGCGGGCTCGCCGAGCGGCCTCCATGAGTTTCGCGAGAAACGCTGGGTGGAGCTCTACAGAGATAAGATCGACGAGATGATCGGCGTACTCAAGTCCAGGGGTGTGCCGGTGCTGTGGGTGGGTCTGCCGGCGGTACGAGGCACCAAGGCGACCGCCGACACGGCGTTTCTGGACACGCTCTATCGCGATGCGGCCGGGAAGGCCGGCATCACCTATGTCGATGTCTGGGACGGATTTGTCGATGAAGCCGGGCGCTTTTCACAGCAAGGCCCCGATTTCGAAGGGCAGATCCGTCGGCTGCGCTCCGCCGATGGCGTGTACTTCACCAGGGCCGGCGCGCTCAAGCTCGCGCATTATGCCGAGCGCGAAATCAACCGGCTGCTGGCTGCACGTTCTGGCCCGATTGTGCTGCCCACCGAACCGGCAACGCCCGACGCCAGTGCGCGGCCGGATCAGCCGGCGCCGCGTCCGCTGGCCGGGCCGATCGTTCCCTTGGGGCCCGCTTCTGTCGGCACGGATCAATTACTCGGCGCTCCCGGGTCACGGCCGGTGGCGATCGATGCGCAAGCAGCCCGGGTCTTGATCACAGGTGAGCCCTTGTCGGCACCGGCCGGTCGCGCCGACGATTTTGCCTGGCCGCGACGCGAAATTGGACGCGAAGGGGCCAAGGGTGAGACGCCAGTGGCGTCAACGTCAACATCGCTCGATGCCAATGCGCGAGCGCCGGCGGCGTCGCTAAAGCCGAAAAAGCATCGCCGCTAG
- a CDS encoding septal ring lytic transglycosylase RlpA family protein, which translates to MFSIGCARTSHVDIKASLVCIGTTLGAGSGISRVVQRLAVVLGAASLAACAQSHVATNQSEIVAPSRQAYRQYHRTVSVAPTRRVAVARRHTPFASNKKAAETQVASHGMASFYTEGTKTASGEKFNTHELTAAHPTLPFGTRLRVTNVASGQSVTVRVNDRGPYVRGRVVDVSHAAAETLGMVGGGVAKVKLDVVQ; encoded by the coding sequence ATGTTTTCCATCGGCTGTGCCAGAACTTCGCACGTCGACATCAAAGCTAGCCTCGTTTGCATTGGTACGACCTTGGGCGCGGGCTCTGGTATTAGCAGGGTCGTGCAACGGCTAGCCGTTGTTCTGGGTGCGGCTTCGCTTGCGGCTTGCGCACAATCTCATGTTGCCACCAATCAATCCGAAATAGTCGCGCCAAGTCGCCAAGCGTACCGGCAATACCATCGAACTGTATCGGTCGCGCCGACCAGGCGCGTGGCGGTCGCAAGAAGGCATACTCCGTTCGCGTCGAACAAAAAGGCCGCCGAGACACAGGTCGCATCGCATGGCATGGCCAGCTTCTACACGGAGGGAACCAAGACCGCGTCTGGCGAGAAGTTCAATACGCACGAATTAACGGCCGCCCATCCCACATTGCCATTCGGCACCCGGTTGCGCGTAACGAACGTCGCCAGCGGGCAGTCCGTGACGGTCCGCGTTAATGACCGCGGTCCGTACGTCCGCGGACGCGTTGTTGACGTTTCCCACGCTGCGGCCGAAACTCTGGGAATGGTTGGAGGCGGTGTCGCAAAGGTCAAACTTGACGTCGTCCAATAG
- a CDS encoding cytochrome P450 family protein, producing the protein MIDPRKVDIYSAEHKRDPFPFYAFLRSEAPVFEVGVPVLKRAWLMTRYDDVVLCLQDSDRFVKNPRNAGLRSPKSMPWWTPASLRTLSENMLDLDDPAHRRLRALINKAFSRARIDQLRNRTEVLAEDLVDRMRAKSTPDLIEDFALPLPLTVISELLGLPEEARTRFRKWTNVFLGARSEFRMALSLPSIFALMRYLRRLVATRRRSPEDDLISGLIAVEEGGDRLSESELIAMLVLLIIAGHETTVNLIGSGMLALMENQHEKERLLGDFSLLGSAVEELLRFTAPVETATERYAARDVDLHSTTIRRGDVIFPVVASANRDAKKFAEPDRLDVTRKPNPHLAFGDGVHFCVGSHLAKMEAEIAFGCLLRRVPALRLACPVHDLQWRAAPVVRGLKSLPVIT; encoded by the coding sequence ATGATTGATCCCCGCAAAGTCGATATCTACTCAGCCGAGCACAAGCGTGACCCGTTTCCGTTCTATGCGTTCCTTCGCAGCGAGGCGCCGGTCTTCGAAGTTGGCGTACCCGTCCTGAAGCGGGCGTGGCTGATGACGCGTTACGATGACGTGGTGTTGTGCCTCCAGGATAGCGACAGGTTCGTCAAGAACCCGCGCAATGCTGGCTTGCGCTCGCCCAAGTCCATGCCGTGGTGGACGCCGGCGAGCCTCAGGACGCTCTCCGAGAATATGCTGGACCTCGACGATCCCGCACATCGAAGGCTGCGGGCCCTCATCAACAAGGCATTTAGCCGTGCACGCATCGACCAGTTACGAAACCGCACCGAAGTCCTCGCTGAGGATCTCGTCGATCGAATGCGCGCCAAGTCGACGCCCGACCTTATCGAGGATTTCGCGCTTCCGCTTCCATTGACCGTGATCTCGGAGTTGCTGGGTCTGCCTGAAGAGGCCCGGACGCGCTTTCGGAAGTGGACCAATGTTTTTCTCGGCGCGCGATCGGAATTTCGCATGGCGCTCTCGCTGCCTTCGATCTTTGCGTTAATGCGATATTTGCGGCGCCTCGTTGCCACGCGCCGGCGCAGCCCGGAGGATGATCTCATCTCCGGGCTGATCGCTGTAGAAGAGGGGGGCGACCGCCTGAGCGAGAGCGAGCTCATCGCCATGCTGGTGCTCCTGATCATCGCCGGCCACGAGACGACGGTGAACCTGATCGGATCCGGAATGCTGGCGTTGATGGAGAATCAGCATGAGAAGGAGCGCCTCCTTGGAGATTTTTCGCTCCTTGGGTCTGCGGTCGAAGAGTTGTTGCGCTTCACGGCACCCGTTGAGACCGCAACGGAGCGATATGCGGCCCGGGACGTCGACCTGCACAGCACTACGATCAGGCGCGGCGATGTCATTTTCCCCGTCGTTGCCTCCGCCAACCGGGATGCGAAAAAATTCGCGGAGCCCGATCGGCTGGACGTAACCCGCAAGCCCAATCCGCATCTTGCGTTTGGAGATGGCGTTCACTTTTGCGTCGGCTCGCACCTGGCGAAGATGGAAGCCGAGATCGCGTTTGGTTGCCTGCTGAGACGCGTACCTGCGTTGAGGCTCGCCTGTCCTGTTCACGACCTGCAGTGGCGCGCCGCACCGGTCGTTCGTGGCCTCAAATCATTGCCGGTCATCACGTAG
- a CDS encoding class I SAM-dependent methyltransferase: MRTATDFNLYYAAPDPWHISHARFRDKVLRRCLKRFIRNKSVLELGCGEGHLTHAVFGKARSVVGIDISDVAIARAKSLNLPNARFECADFLQASFEGYDVIAALECVYYLSFQEQGAFLEKVAKEHPDKVLLLSGPIVDYRRHFSHKRLMHEFTTLGFTPLKFYNLSVYWYPPSSRIIAGLIKLPLGHILLDWIPESMIYQRLYALRAPKRR, from the coding sequence ATGCGAACGGCTACAGATTTCAATCTCTATTACGCGGCCCCTGACCCCTGGCATATTTCCCACGCGCGATTCAGGGATAAGGTCCTGCGCCGATGTCTGAAGCGATTCATCCGGAATAAATCCGTTCTTGAGCTCGGTTGTGGCGAAGGCCACTTGACCCACGCAGTTTTTGGCAAAGCACGATCCGTGGTTGGCATCGACATAAGCGATGTAGCGATTGCTCGCGCCAAATCGCTGAACCTGCCAAATGCCAGATTTGAATGCGCTGATTTTTTACAAGCGTCATTCGAGGGTTACGACGTGATCGCGGCCCTCGAATGCGTCTACTATCTGTCCTTTCAAGAGCAGGGAGCGTTCTTGGAGAAAGTTGCCAAAGAACACCCCGACAAAGTACTTTTGCTCTCGGGTCCAATTGTGGACTACCGAAGACACTTCAGTCACAAGCGATTGATGCACGAGTTTACGACTTTGGGGTTTACTCCCCTTAAATTTTATAACCTGTCGGTTTATTGGTATCCGCCTTCATCCAGAATTATCGCTGGCCTGATCAAGCTGCCACTTGGACACATCTTGCTTGATTGGATACCGGAGTCGATGATCTACCAAAGACTATACGCACTTCGAGCACCCAAACGCCGCTGA
- a CDS encoding ketopantoate reductase family protein, translating to MARNILILGASYGSLLATKLLMAGHNVTLVCRKQTAKLINRDGTEVRIKLRDEAAHRPIFSRDLPGILDAVEPADVDPSRYDLVGLAMQEPQYTNHAIQVLMIKIAEAKLPCLSIMNMPPLPYLKRIPALAKMDLEEAYTDAAVWERFEPGLVSLCSPDPQAFRPPEEAANVLHVGLPTNFKAASFADEKHNLLLRELEADIDAVKLDGQDVPVKLKVFDSMFVPLAKWSMLLTGNYRCITLQEPQSIRDAVHGDINLSQSIYDHVDAIAQRLGADPTDQVPFEKYAKAAESLLKPSSAARAVAGGAPSIERVDLLVKLISHQLGVPNAEIDRTVQTVNHKLNESIVADGSGAPQIAPIPVT from the coding sequence ATGGCGCGTAATATTCTGATCCTTGGAGCGTCGTATGGCTCATTGCTGGCGACAAAGCTTTTGATGGCGGGTCACAACGTGACCCTGGTTTGCCGGAAGCAGACGGCAAAACTCATCAATCGCGACGGCACCGAAGTTCGCATCAAGCTGCGCGACGAGGCGGCCCACCGGCCGATCTTCTCGCGCGACCTGCCTGGAATTTTGGACGCGGTGGAGCCCGCCGACGTCGATCCTTCCCGCTATGATCTGGTTGGTCTTGCGATGCAGGAGCCGCAATACACCAACCATGCGATCCAGGTTCTGATGATCAAAATCGCTGAGGCGAAGCTGCCTTGCCTTTCGATCATGAACATGCCGCCCCTGCCCTATCTCAAACGGATCCCGGCCCTCGCGAAAATGGATCTGGAGGAGGCCTATACCGACGCCGCTGTATGGGAACGGTTCGAGCCGGGCCTGGTGTCGCTCTGCTCCCCTGATCCGCAGGCCTTCCGTCCGCCGGAAGAGGCGGCGAATGTCCTTCACGTCGGCCTGCCGACAAACTTCAAGGCGGCGTCATTTGCGGATGAGAAACATAACTTGCTGCTTCGGGAGCTGGAAGCCGACATCGATGCGGTGAAGCTGGATGGCCAGGACGTGCCGGTGAAGCTCAAAGTGTTCGATTCGATGTTCGTCCCTCTGGCGAAATGGTCGATGCTGTTGACGGGGAATTACCGCTGCATCACGCTGCAGGAGCCGCAATCGATCCGCGACGCGGTGCACGGCGATATCAATCTCTCGCAGTCGATCTATGACCATGTCGATGCTATCGCCCAGCGTCTGGGCGCCGATCCCACGGATCAGGTGCCTTTCGAGAAATACGCCAAGGCGGCGGAAAGCCTTCTCAAGCCCTCGTCAGCGGCCCGGGCGGTCGCTGGTGGCGCACCTTCCATCGAGCGCGTCGACCTGCTGGTGAAGCTGATTTCGCATCAGCTTGGCGTACCCAATGCCGAAATCGACCGTACGGTCCAGACCGTCAATCACAAACTGAATGAGAGCATCGTGGCGGACGGATCCGGCGCGCCGCAAATTGCTCCAATCCCAGTGACATAG
- a CDS encoding CBS domain-containing protein: MQVGDILRKKAARVATVRMNETVAIAAQLMRSSNISALVVKDVVRTEGNTAVGMFTERDVVRAIAEHGAAGVNMRVSQFISVQQLVSCTSTDTLEHVRHLMSKHHIRHVPVIDNYSLIGVISIRDISNAFDDEATPYKLAASA; encoded by the coding sequence ATGCAAGTCGGAGATATCCTGCGCAAGAAAGCCGCCCGTGTCGCAACGGTCCGCATGAACGAGACGGTGGCCATTGCCGCGCAACTGATGCGCTCCAGTAATATCAGCGCGCTTGTGGTGAAGGATGTGGTGCGCACCGAGGGCAACACGGCCGTCGGCATGTTTACCGAGCGCGACGTGGTCCGCGCGATTGCCGAACACGGCGCAGCCGGCGTGAATATGCGCGTTTCGCAATTCATTTCGGTGCAGCAGCTCGTCTCCTGCACATCGACGGATACGCTCGAGCATGTCCGTCACCTCATGAGCAAGCATCACATCCGCCACGTGCCTGTGATCGACAATTACAGCCTGATCGGCGTCATCAGCATTCGCGATATCTCGAACGCGTTTGACGACGAAGCAACGCCCTACAAGCTGGCCGCGTCGGCTTGA
- the oxlT gene encoding oxalate/formate MFS antiporter, whose protein sequence is MTDTVQGAAAPVAARVSDTYRWTQLAIGVLAMVMIANYQYGWTFFVPDIQKKFGWDRASIQWAFTLFVLFETWLVPVEGWFVDKYGPRIVVLVGGILCAVGWAINAQATSLNGYYLGMIIAGIGAGGVYGTCVGNALKWFPDKRGLAAGITAAGFGAGSALTVAPIQAMIKDSGFQTTFLYFGLGQGIIIVILAFLMFSPKAGQVPAVTQNANVIQSRRNYQPTEVIRQPIFWLMYFMFVIVGAGGLMVTANLKPIAVDWKVDSVPVTLMAVTMTAVTFAATIDRVLNGLTRPFFGWISDMIGRENTMFIAFGMEGIGIWGLYMLGHDPVWFVLLSGFVFFAWGEIYSLFPSTCTDTFGAKFATTNAGLLYTAKGTAALLVPVANYMQQSSGNWDNVFIIAAGANILASLLAIALLKPWRKVVVAKSQIAT, encoded by the coding sequence ATGACGGACACAGTGCAAGGAGCGGCAGCCCCTGTGGCGGCCCGGGTCAGCGACACCTACCGCTGGACGCAATTGGCCATCGGCGTTCTCGCGATGGTGATGATCGCCAACTACCAATATGGTTGGACTTTCTTCGTCCCCGACATCCAGAAGAAATTCGGATGGGATCGCGCGTCGATCCAGTGGGCATTTACGCTCTTCGTGCTGTTCGAGACCTGGCTGGTGCCGGTCGAAGGCTGGTTCGTCGATAAATACGGCCCGCGCATCGTCGTCCTCGTCGGCGGTATCCTCTGCGCCGTCGGATGGGCGATCAACGCGCAGGCGACTTCGCTCAACGGCTACTATCTCGGCATGATCATCGCAGGCATCGGCGCCGGTGGCGTGTACGGCACCTGCGTCGGCAACGCGCTGAAATGGTTTCCCGACAAGCGCGGCCTTGCTGCCGGTATCACCGCCGCCGGATTCGGCGCGGGCTCGGCGCTGACGGTGGCGCCGATCCAGGCGATGATCAAGGACTCCGGCTTCCAGACCACCTTCCTCTATTTCGGTCTCGGCCAGGGCATCATCATCGTGATCCTCGCCTTCCTGATGTTCTCGCCGAAAGCCGGACAGGTGCCTGCGGTGACGCAGAACGCCAACGTGATCCAGAGCCGGCGCAATTATCAGCCGACCGAGGTGATCCGTCAGCCGATCTTCTGGCTGATGTATTTCATGTTCGTGATCGTCGGCGCCGGCGGATTGATGGTCACCGCCAACCTCAAGCCGATCGCGGTCGACTGGAAGGTTGACAGTGTACCGGTCACGCTGATGGCGGTGACGATGACGGCAGTGACGTTCGCCGCCACCATCGATCGCGTCCTCAACGGCCTGACCCGTCCCTTCTTCGGCTGGATCTCCGACATGATCGGCCGCGAGAACACCATGTTCATCGCGTTTGGCATGGAGGGCATCGGCATCTGGGGCCTCTACATGCTGGGCCACGATCCGGTGTGGTTCGTGCTGCTGTCGGGCTTCGTGTTCTTTGCCTGGGGCGAGATCTACTCCCTGTTCCCTTCGACCTGCACCGACACCTTCGGCGCGAAGTTCGCGACCACCAATGCCGGCCTGCTCTACACCGCCAAGGGTACGGCGGCGCTGCTGGTGCCGGTGGCGAACTACATGCAGCAGTCTTCGGGCAATTGGGACAACGTGTTCATCATCGCGGCCGGTGCGAATATCCTGGCCTCGCTGCTGGCGATCGCGCTGCTCAAGCCGTGGCGCAAGGTGGTGGTGGCCAAATCGCAGATTGCCACCTGA
- a CDS encoding tripartite tricarboxylate transporter permease — protein sequence MEELVNLFHGFAVALQPFNIMVMVVGIVLGVVIGVLPGLGGANGVAILLPLTFSMSPTSAIIMLSCIYWGALFGGAITSILFNIPGEPWSVATTFDGYPMAQKGKAGEALTAAFTSSFVGALFAVAMITLVAPLVASFALQFGPAEKFAVYFLAFCSFVGLSKEPPFKTIAAMMIGFALAAVGLDSITGQLRLTFGFTELLNGFDFLIAVIGLFGIGEILLTMEEGLNFRGGSAKINLRVVLQTWKELPAYWMTSLRSCLIGCWMGVTPAGATPASFMSYGIAKRVAKNGSNFGKGEIEGVVAPETAAHAAGTAALLPMLSLGVPGSPTAAVLLGGLLIWGLQPGPMLFVEQKEFVWGLIASMYLGNVVGLLVVLTCVPVFAAILRVPFSIIAPLILVLCAIGAYSVHSSTFDVMLMLVFGVLGYLLKKSNYPLAPLVLAIVLGDKAEEAFRQSLLGSQGSLGIFFSNTLVSTIMVLGLIALFWSVIQQGYTRLRGATA from the coding sequence ATGGAAGAACTCGTCAATCTGTTTCACGGCTTTGCGGTCGCGTTGCAGCCCTTCAACATCATGGTGATGGTCGTCGGCATCGTGCTCGGCGTCGTGATCGGCGTGCTGCCGGGATTGGGCGGCGCCAATGGCGTGGCCATCCTGCTGCCGCTGACGTTCAGCATGTCGCCGACATCGGCCATCATCATGCTGTCCTGCATCTACTGGGGCGCATTGTTCGGCGGAGCGATCACCTCGATCCTGTTCAACATACCCGGCGAGCCATGGTCGGTCGCGACGACGTTCGACGGCTACCCGATGGCACAGAAGGGCAAGGCCGGCGAGGCATTGACGGCGGCGTTCACCTCGTCGTTCGTCGGCGCGCTGTTTGCGGTCGCCATGATCACCCTGGTCGCACCGCTGGTCGCAAGCTTTGCCCTGCAGTTCGGACCGGCGGAAAAATTTGCGGTCTATTTTCTGGCATTCTGCAGCTTCGTCGGCTTGAGCAAGGAGCCGCCGTTCAAGACCATCGCGGCCATGATGATCGGATTTGCGCTGGCCGCCGTCGGCCTCGACTCCATCACCGGGCAGTTGCGGCTGACGTTCGGCTTTACGGAATTGCTCAACGGGTTCGACTTCCTGATCGCCGTCATCGGACTGTTCGGCATCGGCGAGATCCTGCTGACGATGGAGGAAGGGCTCAACTTCCGCGGCGGCTCCGCCAAGATCAATTTGCGGGTGGTGCTGCAGACCTGGAAGGAGTTGCCGGCCTACTGGATGACCTCGCTACGTTCATGCTTGATCGGCTGCTGGATGGGGGTCACGCCGGCCGGCGCGACACCCGCCTCGTTCATGAGTTACGGCATCGCCAAGCGGGTGGCGAAGAACGGCAGCAATTTCGGCAAGGGCGAAATCGAAGGCGTGGTCGCGCCGGAGACCGCGGCACACGCCGCCGGCACCGCGGCGTTGCTGCCGATGCTTTCCCTCGGCGTGCCGGGTTCGCCGACCGCTGCCGTGTTGCTCGGCGGTCTCCTGATCTGGGGTCTGCAGCCCGGGCCGATGCTGTTCGTCGAACAAAAGGAATTCGTCTGGGGCCTGATTGCATCGATGTATCTCGGCAATGTCGTCGGCCTGCTCGTGGTGTTGACCTGCGTGCCGGTTTTCGCGGCCATCCTGCGCGTTCCCTTCAGCATCATCGCGCCGCTGATCCTGGTGCTGTGCGCGATCGGCGCCTATTCGGTCCATAGCTCTACGTTCGACGTGATGCTGATGCTGGTGTTCGGCGTGCTCGGTTACCTCTTGAAGAAGTCCAATTATCCGCTCGCCCCGTTGGTGCTGGCGATCGTGCTCGGCGACAAGGCGGAAGAGGCATTCCGGCAGTCGTTGCTGGGATCCCAGGGCTCGCTCGGCATCTTCTTCTCCAACACGCTGGTCAGCACGATCATGGTCCTGGGATTGATTGCACTGTTCTGGTCGGTGATCCAGCAGGGCTACACGCGCTTGCGCGGCGCCACCGCGTAA
- a CDS encoding tripartite tricarboxylate transporter TctB family protein, producing MTTGSSSKTGPTHKLVEAGITLLIALFGVIVIIGSVKAGINWGAEGPRAGFFPFYIGIFILASSAINLWNGLREDNDGLFAEWGQLRQVMSVVIPTAIYVGAMPFTGLYLASIIFIGWFMRWLGKYPWLTVLAVALGMPIVTYFIFERWFLVPLPKGPVEEWLGL from the coding sequence ATGACAACAGGCAGCTCGAGCAAGACCGGCCCCACCCACAAGCTGGTGGAGGCAGGGATCACGTTGCTGATCGCCCTCTTCGGCGTGATCGTGATCATCGGCAGCGTGAAGGCCGGCATCAACTGGGGCGCGGAAGGCCCGCGCGCCGGCTTCTTTCCATTCTACATCGGAATCTTCATCCTCGCTTCCAGCGCGATAAATCTCTGGAACGGACTGCGCGAAGACAATGACGGGCTGTTCGCCGAATGGGGACAGCTTCGCCAGGTCATGAGCGTCGTCATTCCGACCGCGATCTATGTCGGCGCCATGCCGTTCACCGGGCTGTACCTCGCCTCGATCATCTTCATCGGATGGTTCATGCGGTGGCTCGGCAAGTACCCTTGGCTGACCGTGCTGGCCGTCGCGCTTGGCATGCCCATTGTCACCTATTTCATTTTCGAGCGCTGGTTTCTGGTCCCGCTTCCCAAGGGGCCGGTCGAAGAGTGGCTCGGTCTGTAA
- a CDS encoding Bug family tripartite tricarboxylate transporter substrate binding protein — MKHAARTALGTFAALCAAGFSVPAIAAWEPVRPVEFIVPAGTGGGADQMARTIQGIVTKHGLMKQPLVVINKSGGAGGEGFLDLKTSGGNPHKIIITLSNLFTTPLATGIPFNWKDLTPVAMLALDEFVLWVNADKPYKTAKEYVDAVKAAPAGSMKMGGTGSKQEDQIITVAVEKATGGKFTYIPYKGGGEVAVQLVGNHVDSTVNNPIEAVAQWRGGKLRPLCVFDAQPMGYDEQIADGKSWKDIPTCKSQGLDMEYLMLRGIFMTPRATKDQVEYYIELFKKVRATPEWQDFMKSGAFNTTFLTGADYAKWVEVEEKRHQVLMKDAGFLAAAGN; from the coding sequence ATGAAGCATGCTGCACGTACTGCGTTGGGGACATTTGCCGCGTTATGCGCGGCTGGATTCTCTGTTCCTGCAATCGCTGCCTGGGAGCCGGTTCGGCCCGTCGAATTCATCGTTCCTGCCGGCACCGGCGGCGGTGCCGATCAGATGGCGCGGACGATCCAGGGCATCGTCACCAAGCATGGTCTGATGAAGCAGCCATTGGTCGTCATCAACAAGTCGGGCGGCGCCGGCGGCGAAGGCTTTCTCGACCTCAAGACATCGGGCGGCAACCCGCACAAGATCATCATCACGCTCTCCAACCTCTTCACCACCCCTCTCGCCACCGGCATCCCGTTTAACTGGAAGGATCTCACGCCGGTAGCGATGCTTGCGCTCGATGAGTTCGTGCTCTGGGTGAACGCCGACAAGCCCTACAAGACAGCGAAAGAGTACGTCGATGCGGTGAAGGCCGCCCCTGCGGGCTCCATGAAGATGGGCGGCACCGGCTCGAAGCAGGAAGACCAGATCATCACGGTCGCGGTCGAGAAGGCCACCGGTGGCAAGTTCACCTACATTCCCTACAAAGGCGGTGGCGAAGTCGCCGTCCAGCTCGTCGGCAACCACGTCGATTCCACCGTCAACAACCCGATCGAGGCTGTTGCGCAATGGCGCGGCGGCAAGCTGCGTCCGCTTTGCGTGTTCGATGCACAGCCGATGGGCTATGACGAGCAGATCGCGGACGGCAAAAGCTGGAAAGACATTCCGACCTGTAAGTCGCAGGGTCTCGACATGGAATATCTGATGCTGCGTGGCATCTTCATGACGCCAAGGGCGACCAAGGACCAGGTCGAATACTACATCGAGCTGTTCAAGAAGGTCCGCGCCACGCCCGAATGGCAGGACTTCATGAAGAGCGGCGCTTTCAACACGACCTTCCTGACCGGAGCTGACTATGCCAAGTGGGTCGAGGTCGAGGAAAAGCGTCACCAGGTCCTGATGAAGGATGCCGGTTTCCTCGCGGCCGCAGGAAACTGA